From Pseudothermotoga thermarum DSM 5069, a single genomic window includes:
- a CDS encoding ABC transporter ATP-binding protein, translated as MSDIALQKVWFSYSQKNDLKENQYVLKGIDLEVNRGEFVGLLGPNGCGKTTLLKVMAGILKPQKGHVEICGLDPFKTSRRKIAKLVGLVTQDFMPVYKFTVKEIVMSGRLPYVKSFFPSWTVDDEKAVLDALEKVDAKNLLNRPFQNLSTGEQKRVAIARIIAQQTTIVLFDEPTAHLDPKHVREIKMLLKKLHSEGKTIVAALHDINTAAEICEKIVLMKEGRICFFGTPEDVLTPERLKQIYETDFFTYRDLGAKKLIVMF; from the coding sequence GTGAGTGACATCGCTCTTCAAAAAGTGTGGTTCAGCTATTCGCAGAAAAATGATTTGAAAGAAAACCAATACGTTTTGAAAGGAATTGATCTTGAAGTCAACCGCGGAGAATTTGTTGGTTTGCTTGGACCAAACGGTTGTGGCAAAACAACCTTGCTCAAGGTGATGGCAGGAATATTAAAACCACAAAAAGGTCATGTTGAAATTTGTGGATTGGATCCCTTCAAAACAAGCCGTCGTAAAATTGCCAAATTGGTTGGCTTAGTAACGCAGGATTTTATGCCTGTTTACAAGTTCACGGTTAAAGAAATCGTCATGAGCGGAAGACTACCTTACGTGAAAAGTTTCTTTCCAAGTTGGACTGTGGATGATGAAAAAGCTGTCTTAGATGCTTTGGAAAAAGTTGATGCGAAAAATCTTTTAAATCGTCCATTTCAAAATTTAAGTACAGGTGAGCAAAAACGAGTGGCAATTGCTCGAATTATTGCTCAGCAAACGACAATCGTTCTTTTTGACGAACCAACAGCGCATCTTGATCCAAAACATGTTCGGGAAATAAAGATGCTTTTGAAAAAATTACACAGCGAAGGTAAAACAATCGTTGCCGCTCTTCACGATATAAACACTGCGGCAGAAATTTGTGAAAAAATTGTTCTTATGAAAGAGGGAAGAATTTGCTTTTTTGGAACTCCCGAGGATGTTTTAACACCTGAGAGGTTAAAACAAATCTATGAAACAGATTTCTTCACATACAGAGATTTAGGCGCGAAAAAACTCATCGTTATGTTTTGA
- a CDS encoding type II toxin-antitoxin system Phd/YefM family antitoxin, whose translation MPKREIEFYSVAEAKAKLSQLVNLTKNKDVVITKNGHPAAVLMDYERFKKISKFIDDLYELYLLEIGDPSCFGKVSQDQMLEEDIEEV comes from the coding sequence ATGCCAAAAAGAGAGATCGAGTTTTACAGCGTTGCAGAAGCAAAAGCAAAATTGTCACAGCTGGTGAACCTTACAAAAAACAAAGACGTTGTGATAACTAAGAATGGGCATCCAGCAGCTGTTTTGATGGATTATGAAAGGTTCAAAAAAATAAGCAAGTTTATAGACGATCTTTACGAGTTGTACTTGTTGGAGATTGGGGATCCATCTTGTTTTGGTAAGGTAAGCCAAGATCAAATGCTTGAAGAGGATATCGAGGAGGTGTAA
- a CDS encoding ABC transporter ATP-binding protein: protein MAQVELEKVTKIYDNKVVAVKEATFTVNDKEFCVLLGPSGCGKTTTLRMIAGLEEVTSGIIKIDGKIVNDVEPKDRDIAMVFQNYALYPHMTVYENMAFGLKLRKFPKDEIDRRVREAARILGIEDLLDRKPRQLSGGQRQRVAVGRAIVRNPKVFLFDEPLSNLDAKLRVQMRSELKKLHHRLGATIIYVTHDQVEAMTMADKIVVMKDGVIQQIGTPFEVYNKPKNLFVAGFIGSPAMNFVNATVIAKGGGIWIKTSGFEVKVVKEHEPILEKWIDKEVIFGIRPENIFDKLFAVAPQPENTVTGVVDVVEPLGSETLLHVKCGEDVLVARVDPRTQAQEGARIDLVFDMNRIHVFDKDTQEAII from the coding sequence ATGGCACAGGTTGAACTTGAAAAGGTTACGAAAATTTACGACAACAAAGTCGTTGCTGTTAAAGAAGCGACATTCACAGTCAACGATAAGGAATTTTGCGTTTTGCTTGGACCATCCGGTTGTGGAAAGACAACAACGCTTCGCATGATTGCAGGGCTGGAAGAGGTTACTTCTGGAATCATAAAAATCGACGGTAAAATTGTGAACGACGTAGAACCAAAAGATCGCGATATAGCAATGGTTTTCCAGAACTATGCATTGTATCCTCACATGACCGTTTATGAAAACATGGCTTTCGGGCTCAAACTTAGAAAATTTCCAAAGGACGAAATTGACAGAAGGGTAAGGGAAGCTGCAAGAATTTTGGGAATAGAAGATCTTCTCGACAGAAAACCTAGACAGTTGTCCGGTGGTCAAAGACAACGCGTTGCCGTTGGACGCGCTATTGTGAGAAATCCAAAGGTGTTCCTTTTCGATGAACCGTTGTCTAACTTAGACGCAAAGCTGAGAGTTCAAATGAGAAGTGAGCTGAAAAAGTTACATCACAGATTGGGTGCCACAATAATATACGTTACACACGACCAGGTTGAGGCAATGACGATGGCTGACAAAATCGTTGTGATGAAAGACGGCGTTATTCAACAAATAGGTACACCATTTGAAGTCTACAACAAACCAAAGAACTTGTTTGTTGCTGGTTTCATTGGCAGTCCTGCAATGAACTTTGTAAACGCAACAGTTATCGCAAAAGGTGGAGGTATTTGGATAAAAACAAGCGGTTTTGAGGTGAAAGTCGTCAAAGAGCATGAACCAATTTTGGAAAAATGGATTGACAAAGAGGTTATATTCGGTATTCGACCTGAAAATATATTCGACAAACTCTTTGCCGTAGCGCCTCAACCTGAAAATACCGTGACGGGTGTTGTTGATGTAGTTGAACCGCTTGGAAGCGAAACACTTTTGCATGTTAAATGTGGTGAAGACGTTTTGGTTGCACGAGTGGATCCAAGAACTCAGGCGCAGGAAGGAGCAAGAATCGATTTGGTGTTTGACATGAATAGAATCCACGTGTTTGATAAAGATACACAAGAGGCAATCATATGA
- a CDS encoding FecCD family ABC transporter permease yields MKWRILAAAVLLFATIVLCSMFGTVKMSFKDFSEAFFFRQGRWVKILWDVRLPRVVLSVVAGAGLAAVGGVLQGLLRNPLVDPYLLGVSSGASFGAVLSLLLASYYGYSIVLRLPIISFSFAVLASSLALILARRNGTTPTTDLILSGVLMSILFSSGTIVAILLVRKTFTNAHIWLYGTFSGVGWKDIPIPLISTAAFVLLSVGFSESLNAIALGETQAKISGVNVEFVKLLIYIIGSFTTASIVSVTGTIGFVGLITPHVVRRLFGSNHKILIPLSSIIGGIFLCICDTFARTILSPSELPIGVVTAFVGTPVMLFIMKRGASRE; encoded by the coding sequence ATGAAATGGCGCATCCTGGCTGCGGCAGTTTTGCTGTTTGCAACAATTGTGCTTTGCTCGATGTTTGGTACTGTGAAAATGAGTTTTAAAGATTTCTCTGAAGCTTTTTTCTTTAGGCAGGGAAGATGGGTAAAAATTCTTTGGGACGTGAGGTTGCCAAGAGTAGTCCTATCAGTTGTGGCCGGTGCAGGTCTTGCCGCAGTCGGGGGCGTCCTTCAAGGGCTTTTGAGAAATCCATTGGTCGATCCTTACCTTTTAGGGGTATCCTCTGGCGCTTCCTTTGGGGCCGTTTTATCTTTGCTTTTGGCAAGTTATTACGGTTATTCAATCGTTTTAAGGCTTCCAATAATAAGCTTTTCTTTTGCCGTTTTGGCTTCCTCTTTGGCTTTGATACTTGCAAGACGAAATGGAACCACTCCCACCACCGATTTGATATTGAGCGGTGTGTTGATGAGTATTTTATTCAGCTCCGGAACAATAGTTGCAATTTTACTTGTTAGAAAAACTTTCACCAATGCTCATATTTGGTTGTACGGAACATTCTCAGGAGTTGGGTGGAAGGATATTCCGATTCCTTTGATATCAACAGCAGCTTTTGTTCTGCTTTCAGTTGGATTTTCAGAAAGTTTGAACGCCATTGCACTTGGTGAAACGCAAGCGAAAATATCAGGTGTAAACGTCGAATTCGTTAAACTTTTAATTTACATAATAGGAAGTTTCACCACCGCTTCAATTGTCTCTGTAACTGGAACAATAGGTTTTGTCGGTTTGATAACACCCCATGTCGTTAGGCGTTTGTTTGGAAGCAACCACAAAATTTTGATACCTTTGTCTTCAATAATCGGAGGAATTTTTCTTTGCATCTGCGATACCTTTGCGAGAACTATTCTCAGCCCATCGGAACTTCCAATAGGAGTTGTCACAGCTTTTGTTGGGACACCTGTGATGCTTTTCATAATGAAAAGAGGTGCTTCCCGTGAGTGA
- a CDS encoding ABC transporter substrate-binding protein: MRRFSVWLVLLVAVSVLLAYPITVVDDAGRVVTIEKMPMRIICAAPSATMFLQYLGLEDRIVGVTNWDEYQNAEKIGNMVPLNVEKILSLNPDLVITYGGFQLPEVAKLEQHNLTTIVLNATTVKGILQNLVLVGTVCGVREKAKQLALELEKFYTDIAKKAYAITLEKRVKVVYLLDVPGPDIKEIWTCGTGSFLHEIITLAGGINIAAGYTGPNGWLPISIEFIVSQDPDVIVVAGYIPGAEEEIKQKILNFAPFKSIKAVKNRRVYVYDGNLLSRAVPQLIQMIEVMYKDFYGGK, from the coding sequence GTGAGAAGGTTTTCGGTTTGGTTGGTTCTATTGGTGGCTGTAAGTGTTCTTCTAGCTTATCCGATAACCGTTGTAGACGATGCTGGAAGAGTTGTCACCATCGAGAAGATGCCAATGCGAATTATCTGCGCTGCGCCATCGGCAACTATGTTTTTGCAATATCTAGGTTTAGAAGATAGGATAGTTGGAGTAACCAATTGGGATGAGTACCAAAACGCTGAAAAAATAGGCAATATGGTACCTTTGAACGTTGAAAAAATTCTGAGTTTAAATCCTGATTTGGTAATAACGTATGGGGGATTTCAACTTCCAGAAGTTGCAAAACTTGAGCAGCATAACCTTACAACGATAGTTTTAAACGCAACGACGGTCAAAGGCATACTTCAAAACCTTGTGCTTGTCGGAACCGTATGTGGGGTTAGGGAAAAAGCAAAACAACTTGCCTTAGAGCTTGAAAAATTCTACACGGACATAGCAAAGAAAGCTTATGCAATTACTCTTGAAAAACGTGTCAAGGTTGTATACCTTTTGGATGTCCCTGGACCAGATATCAAGGAAATCTGGACATGTGGTACAGGATCTTTCTTGCACGAGATCATAACTTTAGCTGGAGGAATAAACATAGCGGCTGGTTATACTGGACCTAATGGATGGCTGCCGATTTCGATCGAATTCATCGTTTCACAGGATCCCGACGTAATTGTCGTGGCCGGATACATACCGGGTGCTGAAGAAGAAATAAAACAAAAAATTCTCAATTTTGCTCCGTTCAAATCGATAAAAGCTGTTAAAAATCGCAGAGTTTACGTGTACGATGGAAATCTCCTGAGCCGAGCTGTACCACAGTTGATCCAAATGATAGAAGTCATGTACAAAGATTTCTACGGAGGAAAATAA
- a CDS encoding alanine/ornithine racemase family PLP-dependent enzyme, with product MPFLEIHLPKVRENAEKVLSLCKSFGIEVVGVTKVSLGDPTLAEILRQAGIKIIAESRIQNIERLLKNGIEGPFMMIRVPPKSELEKVVQYCDYILVSEPQTVEWIEELAQQLSKSPKLIYMVDVGDLREGVWYKEAVEEIFASFKLCKKARIVGIGTNLGCYGGVIPTPETLAKLISVKEKLTEKGLDVQIVSGGATATLRLVEEGKLPPQINQLRIGEAIFLGTDVTNDRVIKWLNQDTFILKAEIIEIKTKPSVPEGEIGFDAFGRKPQFIDKGPRKRAILALGEQDTVPKQLIPLLDGAQVIHASSDHTLVDITECKIDLKLGDFISFRLSYAALLRAMTCPHVEKIYMKEE from the coding sequence GTGCCTTTCCTTGAAATACACTTACCCAAGGTACGTGAAAACGCCGAAAAAGTACTATCGCTGTGTAAAAGCTTTGGAATAGAAGTTGTAGGAGTTACAAAAGTTAGCCTCGGAGATCCAACGTTGGCAGAAATTTTAAGGCAAGCTGGAATAAAAATCATAGCGGAATCGAGAATACAAAACATCGAGAGACTTTTGAAAAATGGAATAGAAGGTCCATTCATGATGATTCGAGTGCCACCAAAAAGCGAGTTGGAAAAAGTGGTTCAGTATTGCGACTATATCCTTGTTTCTGAACCACAAACTGTTGAATGGATCGAAGAACTTGCACAACAGCTTTCAAAAAGCCCAAAGTTAATTTACATGGTCGACGTAGGGGATCTACGCGAAGGTGTTTGGTACAAAGAAGCCGTTGAAGAAATCTTTGCAAGTTTTAAGCTATGTAAAAAGGCAAGAATCGTTGGTATCGGAACAAACCTTGGATGTTATGGAGGGGTAATTCCAACACCAGAAACTTTGGCAAAACTAATTTCGGTTAAAGAGAAACTGACCGAAAAAGGGCTTGACGTTCAGATAGTTTCAGGTGGTGCAACCGCGACTCTGAGATTGGTTGAGGAAGGAAAATTACCACCCCAAATAAATCAACTGAGGATTGGAGAGGCAATATTCCTTGGTACCGATGTGACAAATGATAGAGTGATCAAATGGTTGAACCAAGACACCTTCATTTTGAAAGCTGAAATCATAGAGATAAAAACCAAGCCATCTGTGCCTGAAGGAGAAATAGGTTTTGACGCCTTTGGTCGCAAACCTCAGTTCATTGACAAAGGTCCAAGAAAAAGGGCAATACTTGCTTTAGGCGAACAGGACACCGTACCAAAGCAACTCATCCCTCTCCTGGACGGTGCGCAGGTCATACACGCCTCAAGTGATCACACTTTGGTGGATATAACCGAATGCAAAATTGATTTGAAACTTGGCGATTTTATTTCTTTTCGTTTATCTTATGCAGCTCTTTTAAGAGCCATGACATGTCCACACGTTGAAAAAATTTACATGAAGGAGGAATGA
- the hutI gene encoding imidazolonepropionase — MNYFTVFAKKLYTALGNKPKRGLELGKIEKYENVYVVIENGKIKDLTKEKPVDAKCIFADLVIPGFVDCHTHIPFYGYREMDFLRRVGGLSYLDIHASGGGIYETVEKVKNAELSELVRFNLKLLAKYFKKGVTCLEGKTGYGLNELDELKQLQALKILGKISHMDVVPTFMAAHAVPKGTSPSEYMDKVIEMLQKVQNDCQFVDVFCDVGAFDLKQTEKLLIAAKNMNFKIRVHADEIERTGATQLAVKYGATSVEHVLKISEEDIDILARSNTFAVLMPATSYYLNEKYAPARELIDKNALVALASDFNPGSSPVVEPSFVMNLAVRYLKMNPYEVLTAFTLNSAAVLGLADKIGTIEPGKDADLLLYNDADLETVMYLIGITPDVIIKRGQIFEN, encoded by the coding sequence ATGAACTATTTTACCGTTTTTGCAAAGAAGCTGTACACCGCACTTGGAAATAAACCTAAAAGAGGATTGGAACTTGGTAAGATAGAAAAATACGAAAACGTCTATGTAGTTATAGAAAATGGCAAAATAAAAGATTTGACAAAAGAAAAACCCGTTGATGCAAAATGCATATTTGCCGATCTTGTTATCCCAGGTTTTGTCGACTGCCATACCCATATTCCATTTTATGGTTACCGTGAAATGGACTTTCTCAGGAGGGTGGGGGGATTAAGCTATCTCGATATCCACGCCTCAGGTGGGGGAATTTACGAAACTGTAGAAAAAGTTAAAAATGCGGAACTTTCAGAACTTGTCAGATTTAACTTAAAGCTGCTCGCAAAGTACTTTAAAAAAGGTGTCACTTGTTTGGAAGGAAAAACTGGCTATGGATTGAACGAACTAGATGAATTAAAACAGCTTCAAGCGTTGAAAATTCTTGGTAAAATTTCCCATATGGACGTGGTTCCAACGTTTATGGCTGCGCATGCCGTACCAAAGGGAACCAGTCCAAGTGAATACATGGACAAAGTCATCGAAATGCTACAAAAAGTCCAAAACGATTGTCAATTTGTGGATGTATTTTGCGATGTTGGGGCATTTGATCTTAAGCAAACGGAAAAGCTTTTGATTGCTGCAAAAAATATGAACTTCAAAATACGAGTTCACGCAGACGAAATTGAAAGAACAGGTGCAACTCAGCTTGCCGTTAAATACGGTGCAACCTCGGTTGAACATGTCCTTAAAATCAGCGAAGAAGATATAGACATTCTTGCGCGAAGCAACACTTTTGCTGTACTCATGCCGGCCACAAGTTACTATTTGAATGAAAAATACGCTCCTGCAAGAGAATTGATCGACAAAAATGCTCTTGTTGCGCTTGCAAGTGATTTCAACCCAGGCTCAAGTCCAGTTGTTGAACCTTCTTTCGTCATGAATCTTGCTGTAAGATATTTGAAAATGAATCCCTATGAAGTTTTAACGGCTTTTACTTTGAACTCAGCTGCAGTACTTGGTCTTGCGGACAAAATTGGAACAATAGAACCTGGTAAAGATGCAGATCTTTTGCTTTACAACGACGCAGACTTGGAGACAGTGATGTACCTTATAGGCATTACTCCCGATGTGATAATAAAGAGGGGACAAATCTTTGAAAATTAA
- the era gene encoding GTPase Era, which produces MKSGFVTLVGRPNVGKSSLINSFLGRKAVIVTEKPQTTRNTIRCIYNDSESQIIFVDTPGIHEPLHRLGEFMVRSAIQALKHVDLILFVVDASRGVGDPEDRICNILNQAKNRVFLVVNKIDIADDYEKIPELIKQKLEIEKVFFTSVVKGIGISELLNAVKEALPEGPQYFPTDMVTDRPLSFQISEIIREKILLLTREEVPHCVAVIVDEIAERSNGVLYVAATVYVERDSQKGILIGKNGSMIKQIGTLARLEIEQLVGKKVYLDLHVKVKKDWRNKDFIILNEIGMKAEIE; this is translated from the coding sequence TTGAAATCAGGTTTTGTAACACTCGTTGGGCGGCCAAACGTTGGAAAATCGAGTTTGATAAACTCTTTCCTTGGCCGCAAAGCCGTCATAGTTACTGAAAAACCTCAAACTACAAGAAACACCATCAGGTGTATATACAACGATTCAGAGAGTCAGATAATCTTTGTAGACACACCTGGAATTCATGAGCCACTTCACAGACTAGGAGAGTTCATGGTGAGATCTGCAATTCAAGCTTTGAAGCACGTTGATTTAATACTCTTTGTGGTTGATGCCTCAAGAGGGGTTGGAGATCCAGAAGATCGCATATGCAACATTCTCAACCAAGCCAAGAATAGAGTCTTTTTGGTTGTAAACAAAATTGACATAGCAGACGATTATGAGAAGATACCTGAATTGATAAAGCAAAAACTTGAAATTGAAAAGGTCTTCTTCACAAGTGTTGTCAAAGGTATTGGAATAAGCGAGCTTCTTAATGCTGTGAAAGAAGCGCTTCCTGAAGGTCCACAGTACTTCCCAACCGATATGGTCACCGACAGGCCTTTATCCTTCCAGATATCGGAAATAATACGTGAAAAAATATTGCTACTCACTCGAGAAGAAGTTCCACATTGCGTTGCGGTGATAGTTGATGAAATTGCCGAAAGAAGCAATGGGGTTCTGTACGTTGCTGCCACTGTATACGTCGAAAGAGACTCACAAAAGGGAATTTTGATAGGAAAGAACGGTTCCATGATAAAACAAATTGGCACGTTGGCACGCTTGGAAATAGAACAACTCGTCGGAAAAAAGGTGTACCTTGATCTGCATGTCAAGGTCAAAAAAGATTGGAGAAACAAAGACTTCATAATCCTCAACGAAATAGGGATGAAAGCTGAGATTGAATAA
- a CDS encoding 23S rRNA (pseudouridine(1915)-N(3))-methyltransferase RlmH, whose amino-acid sequence MKIKIIVVGKLKGFATVAVQEYLKMLQGYSRIQIVQVKGSTYLDSSCDEHLLNQEAEQVMKHLKDDYVILLDERGKEYDSIGFAKHFEGLLALPKSLVFVIGGPFGVSETLRKRADEMISLSKLTFTHQLAVVVLLEQLLRAFKIINNEKYHY is encoded by the coding sequence TTGAAAATTAAAATAATCGTTGTTGGAAAGCTGAAAGGTTTTGCCACTGTTGCAGTTCAAGAATACTTGAAAATGCTGCAAGGATATTCCAGAATCCAAATTGTTCAAGTAAAGGGATCAACTTATCTTGATTCAAGTTGCGATGAACACTTGTTGAACCAAGAGGCAGAACAAGTCATGAAACATTTAAAGGATGACTATGTAATTTTGCTTGATGAGAGAGGAAAAGAATACGATTCCATTGGTTTTGCAAAACATTTCGAAGGTTTGCTGGCGTTACCAAAAAGTTTGGTTTTCGTCATTGGTGGACCGTTTGGCGTTAGTGAAACTTTGAGAAAAAGAGCCGATGAAATGATTTCTCTTTCAAAGTTGACCTTCACACATCAACTTGCTGTTGTTGTACTTTTAGAACAATTGCTTAGGGCTTTTAAAATAATCAACAACGAAAAATACCATTATTAA
- a CDS encoding hemolysin family protein — protein MEDPLSSSYDLLLRFLAMVVLLILSAFISASETALTSISKLKLLRKEEKDKILKVNRLLTAILVSNNFVNLMLSSITTVLFIKLLSGLKEGIVVLLSTLFVTIVLLIFGEITPKIYAREYAEKVYEKSVKFISLIERLLSPLIMVLLFISNKLVQLFGGQAMESTPFITSDDIVAAVNIGKGDGTIGHQEGLIVERTFEMSETTIKEIMTPRVDVVAIEENASLQELMELVEKEGYSRIPVYRGDIDNIVGVCYVKDVVTLLAKPSEENLLNKKVKEIMREPIFVPETMKVSTLLKIFKEKKVHLAIVVDEFGGTAGIVTLEDILEELVGEIMDEYDYDEVNEIKKISENTYLVKATIPINDLERELDVELPETEHETLAGFLLEFFQRIPSVGEEITVGKFHFKIVAATKNRIERVLITVKGVDENKAKK, from the coding sequence GTGGAAGATCCGTTGAGTAGCAGTTATGATTTGCTGCTGAGATTTCTAGCAATGGTTGTGCTGTTGATTCTTTCTGCTTTTATTTCTGCTTCTGAAACGGCTCTAACTTCTATTAGCAAATTAAAGCTTCTGAGAAAAGAAGAGAAGGACAAAATTCTAAAGGTTAACAGACTGCTCACGGCAATTTTGGTTTCCAACAACTTTGTAAACCTGATGCTTTCATCGATAACCACGGTTTTGTTCATCAAATTGCTTTCGGGCTTAAAGGAAGGAATCGTAGTACTCTTGAGTACCTTGTTTGTAACCATCGTACTTTTGATATTCGGAGAGATAACTCCAAAGATATACGCCAGAGAATACGCCGAAAAGGTTTACGAAAAATCTGTAAAGTTTATATCTCTTATAGAAAGATTGCTATCGCCGCTGATAATGGTATTGCTTTTTATCAGCAACAAACTGGTACAACTCTTTGGCGGTCAAGCCATGGAAAGCACGCCTTTCATAACAAGCGATGACATTGTTGCGGCTGTGAATATAGGGAAAGGAGATGGCACAATAGGTCATCAAGAAGGATTGATCGTAGAAAGAACCTTTGAAATGAGTGAGACAACTATAAAGGAAATCATGACTCCAAGAGTGGATGTTGTGGCCATAGAAGAAAATGCTTCGCTTCAAGAGTTAATGGAACTTGTTGAAAAAGAAGGTTATTCCAGGATACCCGTTTACAGGGGAGATATAGACAACATAGTGGGTGTTTGTTATGTCAAAGATGTCGTGACACTCCTTGCCAAACCAAGCGAAGAAAACTTGCTGAACAAGAAAGTCAAAGAAATAATGCGAGAGCCAATTTTCGTTCCAGAAACAATGAAAGTAAGCACGCTGCTAAAAATATTCAAGGAAAAAAAGGTACATCTTGCAATAGTTGTGGATGAATTTGGTGGTACCGCAGGAATCGTGACATTGGAGGACATATTGGAAGAACTTGTTGGAGAAATCATGGATGAGTACGATTACGATGAGGTAAACGAAATAAAGAAAATCTCCGAAAATACTTATTTGGTCAAAGCAACCATTCCTATAAACGACTTAGAGAGAGAACTTGACGTTGAACTCCCTGAAACTGAGCATGAAACGCTCGCCGGATTTTTGCTAGAATTTTTCCAACGCATACCGTCTGTTGGAGAGGAAATAACAGTTGGTAAATTTCACTTCAAAATAGTTGCGGCTACAAAAAATCGAATTGAAAGAGTTTTGATAACTGTTAAAGGGGTGGATGAAAATAAAGCCAAAAAATGA
- a CDS encoding cytidine deaminase: MKIKPKNEELIELALKAMQKAYAPYSNFKVGAALLTKSGKVYLGCNVENASYGLTICAERVAIFSAVADGEREFEKLVVVANTPLPVSPCGACRQVMAEFGNFEVILVGKDGKYRITCVEELLPYAFNLRGEQT, translated from the coding sequence ATGAAAATAAAGCCAAAAAATGAGGAATTAATAGAGCTTGCTTTAAAAGCCATGCAAAAAGCTTATGCTCCGTATTCGAATTTCAAGGTTGGCGCAGCCTTGCTCACAAAAAGCGGAAAAGTTTACTTGGGCTGCAACGTTGAAAACGCATCGTATGGTTTGACAATATGTGCCGAACGCGTTGCCATCTTCTCTGCGGTGGCTGATGGAGAAAGAGAATTTGAAAAATTAGTTGTAGTGGCAAATACACCACTACCAGTTAGTCCATGCGGTGCGTGCAGACAGGTGATGGCAGAGTTTGGAAATTTTGAGGTGATCCTTGTTGGAAAAGATGGAAAGTATCGAATAACTTGCGTTGAGGAATTATTACCATACGCTTTCAATTTAAGGGGTGAGCAAACTTGA
- the ftcD gene encoding glutamate formimidoyltransferase, whose amino-acid sequence MKIVESVPNFSEGRREEVVREIIAEAEKRKGIWVLDWSMDPDHNRSVVTLIGDPDVMVDALFDMTKKAMELIDLRYHKGEHPRMGATDVIPFVPVLGVTMEECVELSKRLGKRIGEELKIPVYLYERSATAPHRENLADIRKGEFEGFFEKIKDPMWKPDFGPDEVHPTAGVVAVGAREYLIAFNVNLGTNRLEVAEKIAKAVRHISGGYRYVKAIAVELKDKGMVQVSMNMTNYKKSPLFRVLETIRREAQRYGVPVVSTEIIGMVPLQAMIDVAQFYLQLDDFGVDRVIENRLLQILAKEGAKD is encoded by the coding sequence ATGAAGATCGTTGAATCGGTACCTAATTTCAGTGAAGGAAGAAGGGAAGAAGTTGTAAGGGAAATAATAGCTGAGGCTGAAAAAAGAAAAGGGATTTGGGTTTTGGATTGGTCGATGGATCCAGATCATAACAGATCGGTTGTCACTTTGATAGGAGATCCAGATGTCATGGTTGATGCATTGTTCGATATGACGAAAAAAGCGATGGAATTGATAGATCTTCGCTACCACAAAGGAGAACATCCAAGAATGGGAGCAACGGATGTCATCCCATTTGTGCCAGTTTTAGGAGTTACAATGGAAGAATGCGTTGAACTTTCTAAAAGGCTTGGAAAAAGAATCGGTGAAGAGCTGAAAATACCTGTGTACCTTTATGAGCGATCTGCAACCGCGCCGCACAGGGAAAATCTTGCAGACATTCGCAAAGGTGAATTTGAAGGTTTCTTTGAAAAAATAAAAGATCCCATGTGGAAACCAGATTTTGGACCAGATGAGGTGCATCCAACTGCTGGTGTGGTTGCCGTTGGAGCCAGAGAATATTTGATAGCTTTCAACGTGAACCTTGGCACAAACAGGCTAGAAGTGGCTGAAAAGATAGCCAAAGCCGTAAGACACATAAGCGGGGGATACAGGTATGTAAAGGCAATAGCAGTGGAATTGAAGGATAAAGGTATGGTACAAGTGTCGATGAACATGACAAACTACAAAAAAAGCCCGCTTTTCAGAGTTCTTGAAACGATCAGGCGGGAAGCTCAAAGATACGGTGTACCTGTTGTGAGCACCGAGATAATCGGCATGGTACCACTTCAAGCCATGATAGACGTTGCACAATTTTACCTCCAACTGGACGATTTTGGAGTAGATAGAGTGATAGAAAACCGATTGCTTCAGATTCTTGCAAAAGAGGGGGCAAAAGATTGA